The genomic region AAAACCTATCCGTACagatcatttatatttttgctttCGCATTGGCGGTCGTCTTTTGTATTATGCACTCATGCACTTTTTTTTAGATTTGTACCATGTTATTTATGATGTTTATGCACAAATATTCTGAATTCTTAATAATGTTGTACTTgtttttatacacaaataaatgttttcttaatatggttttaattttataatatgtaAATGAAATAACATCACCAATTGATATAACTATTCACCGAAAGATCATCTATAATAATAATTTGGTGATCTCTTTTGGGGTAAAGCTAATTCAAAATGAACTTCGATAGCCCTTACGATAAAACTTTCATGTCGGTATTAGTTTTCTTGATTAATCATAAAACcaacattttaaataagaatatgtaatggtcagcgatgcatGCATGATAAGCCCCGCCTCAGCCAACAGAAGCTGGCGGTATGTTATATGCTTGTAGTCCATTCAGTTAGTTGCGCTTTGATAGCTGTAGTAAATAAACGTGTGTAAAATCTATCCCTCTTTGGGTCTTGTGTTTTAAACCATCCCTTTAAGGGTCTAgacattaataataatacaataagcAGCATTACATTGGCGACGAGGATATATGGATAAATTTGTGTACTTTCAAAATGACTGGATTAACTCCGTTTCCAAAATTTGACGTGTACGGGGAAGAAAGTTCCCTCGGTGTACGATGGACAAAATACTTATCTAAACTTGAAAATTTATCCGTCGGATTAAGCATCGAAAGCAAGAAGCGAAGAAAAGCTCTTCTTCTACATTACGCTGGCGACGACGTTTACGACATCTATCAAACGTTGGATCTTTCCGATGATGAAGCAAATTGCGATGACACCAAACAGCAATTGACGAACTATTTTAATCCAAAGAAAAACAAAGAATTTGAACGATATGAATTTAGAAGCATTCGGCAGACACAAAACGAATCCATCGATCAACTTGTCACAAGATTAAGGCAAAAAGCCGAAAATTGCGAATTTGGAGATAAAGATGGTGAAATCAAAAGTAAACTAATACAAGGTTGTACATCAAAGAAATTAAGGTTAAAATGTCTTGAAGACGACAAGCCGTTGAGTGATGTCCTAACAATGGCTCGAACCATGGAAATCGCAGAGAGACAGTCAAAGGCAATGGGGACCAAAGAATCGCCAAATCACGACGGCGTCAACAAACTAAGATTTACGCCTCGGAATCGTAGTACTCAAAGCAGGCATATGTCAAGAGCAAAGTCACTATCAGGACGCCAGGATCGAAAACCGAAATTCAACAGTGTATGTAGAAACTGCGGAGGTAAATATCCCCATGAATCACGGTGCCCTGCTCAAGGAAAGGAATGCAGATACTGTCATAAATTGAACCACTTCAAATCTGTGATGAAGTATCAATTGATTTTTTCGGTCCTTTTCCAAATGGCGATTACGCAATGGTAGTTATATGTGATAACTGCCGATTCCCAATCGTCGAACTTATCAGAAATGTATCAGCGCATACAGTGATATCTCGACTGGAGACAATATTCGCTATGATGGGGATTCCAAGCATAGTAAAGTCGGACAACGGAGCACCGTTTAACAGCCAAAATTTCACAGAATTTGCGAACAGATACGGATTTCAACATCGCAGAGTAACACCGTTGCACCCACAAGCCAACGGTCTAGTTGAAGCGTTCATGAAGCCTCTTGTGAAAGCCTTGAAAACGGCAGGTACGGAAGGAATACAGATGCGACAAGGTCTGAGCAACTTTCTTATGAATTACCGTAGCACACCACATCCAAGCACAGGCCGCTCACCAGCAGAAATCATGTTTGGAAGGaaacttaaaactaaaattcCGATATTCAGAGCACCAGAAAACGATGAACATGTCCAAAAAAGGGACTCAGATACAAAAAGCAATCAAAAACGAAATGCAGATATCAAACGAAAATCAAAAACGTCACCAATCAACATAGGCGATAAAGTATTAGTAAAACAAAAACCTCGCCATAAACTGGATACGCCATTTAATTCTACGCCTGGCAAAGTCATTAAAAAGAACGGTTCTACAATAACGGTAGAACATCAAGGAAGACTGTTTCGCCGAGACGCATCACATTTCAGGCCAGTACAAACAGATTTCCAGGACGCAACAGTTAATTATCGCAGTACCGAGCCATCCCGACCACGACGGTCTCAGCGGCAGAATCGCCGACCACGGCGACGTTACGATTGGTGATAGCGAAAACTTTCAGTGCATGTGTGTGATAATTGAATGCATCATATTTGGTAacgattaaaataattatttttgtgaaaagtGCTTTAAGGTCAGTTTGACTGAGGCCATAATAATGCCAAAGTTAAACAGTGTTATTTCACATGAAATTAATGAATCGTGGTTCCAGAGGAAATCAACCCTGTAATAATGTCAAAGTTAATCTGAAATTAATCGTTTAAAGATAAAACAACCGCACGCACTCCGGTCAATGAGCCAGTCTGCATCACAGACATGTTGTAACACCCATAAACTTACATAACATTTTCCCATTCATTTAGGGAGAAATGGCACAGCATTTCCAATCAGAAATTTGTCACGTTTACAAACATTTGTGAATTAGCAACACCTGGTAGATGAACACTTTCCCAGGAAGTTAGGGAGGAAATGACATTTTGAACAATTAGCTTGCGTGAACCGTTTGTTTGTCAGTTATTGTTGTCATGACTGTATGATAGTGAtagtttgtatgttttattttcgtATTTGAATGTCGTTGAACTACAATTCAATTCATCAAAAATAAAGCAATTCATGGCCGTATCTCATAATTATAGTATAACTCCACGTGTTGATAAATAATGTAATCatctgaaatttgaaataatgtttaacataagCAAACAAAGAATGTATATCATGTATCACTATAATTGTGCATTCTGTTAAACTTCAATCTTAAAAGAAAGGAGGgatgtaatggtcagcgatgcatGCATGATAAGCCCCGCCTCAGCCAATAGAAGCTGGCGGTATGTTATATGCGTGTAGTCCATTCAGTTAGTTGCGCTTTGATATCTGTGGTAAATAAACGTTTGTAAAATCTTTCCCTCTTTGGGTATTGTGTTTTAAACCATCCCTTTAAGGGTCTAGACATTATTAATAATACAATAAGCAACATTAcagaatattttatatatttacaattgGATTTTCTTAATTATGTTGACGTATAGTGTTACTCAAGGTCAATTATAAACGTGTAACATAAAATCcatataattttttgttgttaCAGGCTAAAAGGGGTTATGAAAAAATCTGTGACATAAAATCCATATAGATTTATTTTACCTTTTTCTACCATATAACAGAAATAACAGCTGCTTATTAAGGGATGGTAAGATCTTCCgtgtaattaatattttacaacCGTATTTGCCTAGATTCATAATTGTCAAATGAGTGGATACTCTTAGTCTTCTACTTTAAGATAGATAGTATTGTAAATAGGCACTCATATAATGAACAGCTGCTCtcttacaatttctgcactaaaataCCTTTACCAACAACACATTCAACTTCTAGATGCACTTCTACGGACTAGCTAGCGACTATTTTTAAAAGCGGACGTGCAGTGCAAAGCATTGAAACAACAGAACACAATTACAAATGAAACATGATTTAATCGTTGTTTTGACATATATTGGAATTGATTTCAGTGATTTATTGTTCAAAATAACCATTTTTTGTAAACCTTTAGTTGTGCAATGGTAACGTTTGTCCGGACAAAACAGCGCCCCACGTGCGAAtgcaaagtgggtggggaacgccGCTGTATGTGGATTTTGATAAGCTAGaactttctgagaaaactgcttTTGTACAATAGTCAGAGACGTACTAGCTGTGTGTGAAACGAAACCAAGATGCGTTGGTTTGTGCAAAGAATTGTTTATTAAAAGATCTTTGGTTCGTGCATTGTGTTTTGTGACTTGGTGGATGAAATTGAGTAACTGCTGGTTGAAATTCGAGTGCCcgataaataaacttttttttgtttGGAGACATATTGCTGTTGTTGATGATGCTTTGGTCGTTCTTGTGCATTATATGCATAATAGCAGTGGGACAGCTTATGAAATTCGCAGCTTCTGAACCGTGTTTCCTGGCTGAGTTGTTGGTAAATCGGTAATTTCAAGATTAATTATTCACACCATATGACTCAGTTTCGTTCAGTGTTTGAGAATAATTATATTTCGTTATACGACTGTTTACAATAATTGTGTTATTTCGTGTGAAAggtatacaaatattttttgagAAAGTGTCCAAAATGGTATATAacaatgtgttaaaaatgtacTATAGCCATTATATAACCCGACGTTTGCATTCAATGCCCCggttctcatttaaaagcatttttacaatatctaGCGAGTTGACTTAGAACTGTTTTGCTAGTATTAGTTAACACACGTGTAAATGTATGCATACTAGGTCTGCTATAATAGAATTTGTCGATATACATTTACGATATATAGTTGTTCTCATTCAAAAGCATCTTTACAATATATAACGAGTTAAGTCAAGTATGACCAATTCTATTATACCGACCTAGTATGCATTTCTTTCATTGGTATAAAGACCTTCAATGACAAAATGATACTCGTCTTCGAAATCATTTTAGCTACATTTACTACACTTACGTTCtctttaatgaatatttttacgTCTCGAGTAATGCATTGACAACGATGTTCGGGTCAACAGCACTGTCTTGATGACTACTAATTCGGGAGTCAAAAGATTGCTCGCATTTTTTCCCCACGCTCCGAATTGGAGCGGGGGATTATGTGATAATCTCCGCCGtcagtcctggccactatctcctcctacactattagcactagaaccctTCTCTTTGACACACTCAATAAATGTAAATGGGTCGTGTTTGTTTTAACTTGCGATTTAAAAGTGATAACTTAATTTTGGAAATTGAGCTGGTCTTATGTTGTGTAATAGCGAACAAATGAAATGCATTAAGCACTTAGATTCAATATTACACCAGTGCGATTCTTGGCGGAAAACCTCAAAATCTTGAGACTAACATCGACATTTTTAAATGAAGATTATGGTAATTatgtatatgaatataattgattgcatcgtgtataaacaaaatgaaagtgaCAATTAAACGCTGCAATGGAGATAATTTGTTAATGACAATTTACTGTACACTTACGTACGTATACAaggaaaacataacaaaacaagttCAATGGCACTTTATTATTTAACTCCCGACACGCATGATGACCTTAACAAAGTTTGCTAGAGAAATTAAAATCATTAGCACTTAATCAATAACAATATTAACATGCATGTAACacaaattacatttaataaaatttatcatCAACACTTTAAATCCAGAAATAAAATACACTTGAAATCTATGACAATtagatatattataatattaaattcttaagTTCATTCGTCctgcaaaaataagtataacacaTATTCTCAATTGACCATTTAAAACAGTTTTACTTTTACCTAGCACTTTTTCGGTTTGTAGAAAATTTGTTTGCATGCCAAAAAGGTTCTTAGTTCaaattttgcaaattaatttGTGAAAATTAAACATGGTTGTAAAAATGTGAAAGATGCAAAATTTCAtcaaaacaatgcgaaataaTACAGCCTTcattgtttaaaatgttcatataCCTTCTCCTAAAACTTTTTAAATGCTCTTAAGCCCTTTTTCCATTTCATCCCTCTAATTTATCCGACAGCATTTTAACCGCAAGTTATTTGTTCTTCATTCTATGTCAAGTATGAGGTTCTGCTAACCCTCAAATCGATAAAAATCTGCTAACCCTCAAACCGATAAAAATCTGCTAACCCTCAAACCGATAAAAACACCAAGTTGTTTGCATTGACTGTTCCAATGCGCACTTCCCGCTTGTTCCTATCCCTGTGATAGAAGCACTGGATAAGAACAAGAATTTCTCTTCTGACTttctgcaattttttttttgctatattaaatacTATACTACTAAAAGTTTTATTTGCGCTGTTTTGATGCAGTAgaacatatattcaattttgtaatatttcagtCTTCAGAGGCGTTAAGCCGTAAACATATTTTGTTGTATGTGGATGTAACATATATTTCTTACACCTAAGTTTGTCTGATATGTTCTGTGATAACCCACTTACTTGACATGTTAGTATCTTTTATACAACGACCATATTTGTTTGTATACCAATAACTTTCAAACCTTCTCCCTAATCGTGTAGATCAATATACTTGAGACACACATACACTAAAATTATTATGTAGTATTTGATTAATGCATTATGTATAGGAAttgatgttttcattttctgaCTGCATAGGTACATTAGATTGAGATCATTTAGACCCTCCTTAGGTTTGCGATATACAATGTATTCTATGATTTCATGGTGGTATTCGCAGTGTTAACCATTTAATTTGTTTAGTTTAGTGTTCTGTTAGTGCTCTGTTATGAAAGAAGTAGATAAGACAAAAATACCTTTACTAAAAGAGTTTAAAAGTTtcattgtttgcatttttttttgtagGACAAGTACACATCAATGTAGGACGAGTAGACAATCACTGCCACTCATCCTAAAGGACtattgctttaaaaacaaaatgttcgtCCCCTGGTCATATGGACCTGGACACCCTGGGTGCTCATCGAGACTGGGTCATCCTTAGTCGAAGTATTGTTTCCTCGGCCCTCGGTCATTATaggctgaaaaaaaaacaacaagtgatCAACATGTATTTTGCTACGAAGTGAATCTGACTGTGAAATGCtttaacaacaagagatgtgtttgtcaaaaacacaatgcccccttttgcgctgctttgaaataaaatttcaatatatcatttggcaggtttagaaattatcacccttttaaagcttattacttcccttggatttttttttttttacttttgaccttgaaggatgaccttgaagtttcaccactaaaaatgtgcagcttcatgagatacacatgcatgccaaatatcaagttgctatctttaatattgaaaaagttattgccaatgttaaaattttcggacggacgcacagactgacggacagttcaactgctatatgccaccctaccgggcgcataaaaattgttttgtaCAGGTAAGACTTTAATATTAAAGTTACATGACTAATGCCAATTTGCAAATCAAACTTTGGTGAACCTGGGCTGTTATTATCACCTCTTAAAAAGGATAGGCCTTTTGAGtcatctttgtttttattttgatttgttgtttgtttttgagGACGTTTGCGTGTGTGTGTAGGGGGGGGGGTGCTTAAgctttattgtttgtattttggAGAAACATAGCATAGCCGAGCAATCAAACTTGTGAGGAAGGTCagccaaagaaggaaaactaatGCATAAATGCAATTATGTCACTAAATTGCATGCCACCAGTAAACAAGCTTACTATGGAGCACAGATATGTATATAATTGaatcatgttctgagaaaactgggcttaatgcatgtgtgtaaagtgtcatcccagattagcctgtgcagtccgcacaggctaatcagggacgacactttccgccttagcttgattttcggtaaggagggacttccttgaaactaaaaataccataaaagctgaaagtgtcatccctgataagcctgtgtggactgcacaggctaatatgggacgacactttacgcacatgcattaagccaagttttctcagaacgcgacacatataatTATGAGCTTACATGGCTTGGAGTCCGATCCCCACTTGTCTTCCCTCCTGTAGGGCCCTGCGTCGTCTCTATagccaccacgaccaccacctcCACGGCCGCggccaccaccacgaccacctcCACGACGAGAGCCTGTAAGATATGTGAGCATATGTATGGTAACTTAGAACATCATGCAGGGCAGTCATTCAATCAAATATGTCATATTGTCGTATACATTCTGGAGTTGATGTTTATCGAGTGTAACGATGACTGATTAAAATGCTAAATCTCAAAAAGAAATTAATACTGGTATAAAGATTATGTGCACATAACGGTtacctaaaaaaaattaaaccataCAACTTAATAAATATCAGAGAAGGTATGTTTTCTCATACTTTATTAAGCTGATAATTGGCCAAACTCTATACCTCGAAACACGGCAACGCCACAAAAAAGACTTTCaaagttttaacaaattaaaaaataagttactCCCAACGTTTTGAGTGGTGCAAATTTCGCAAACATTCCATCCAGGACACATTTGCGCAGTTTAAAATGTTCACAaagtctgttgttgtttttattcactCCAATATGCAGTGTGCAAAATCTGGCAACAACACCAGAGTAATGCCAAATTATTATTCTTTTACTTGCAATGAAAATGTACACAGGTTGGTGAAGACAATAATAGGTCACATCCTGTCAATCTGACAGTTTTGTTTATTGACAACTGCATTCAAATAAACTCAACATCAGGTGCACAATTGTGCTCAATATGTAAACTtgtggaaaaaaacacaacaacaacataatgtcAACACTTTGGTATAAAGATTTAATTTGAATTGAAAGCGCTCCTGCTTATCATGTGGAACATGTGATGTTTCACTGGTCAACATTTTTTGCCCGCTTTCaagcaaaacaaaattaaacgtgACAAACATGTGCAATGAAATTCGAAAAATaacttgtatttaaataattcaaaaacatattttgtaaaacgCATTTCCAAGTTCTGCTTCTTGCATAGCGATTTTTCTAACTAACAACAAATTGGGTCCGATGGTATGTTTaaagttaaattattatttaaattaagcttATAAAACCTTATCAAcagtgattttttatttattttatagtatGTGCCAGTTTGATTGGGGAAAAAAGTGCGTTCAACAATATAATCGTGGACAATTAGAAGTTTTAATATTCGATAACAGTATTCCAGttgttaataagtgcatgtttaagtgcatttttaaatttatatgatTAAGTGCTAATCActctaaaacaagggctgtttgtaaaacattcatgccccccatatgggctgtcaattgtagtggcagccattgtgtgaatacattttttggcactgtgaccttgacctttgacgtagtaaactgaaaatcaataggggtcatctgcgagtcatgatcaatgtacctatgacgtttcatgatcctaggtgtaagctttcttgcgttatcatatggaaaccattttactgtgtaaagtcaccgtgaccttgacctttgacctgaaagtcaataggggtcatctgcgagtcatgatcaatgtacctatgaagtttcatgatcctaggcataagtgttcttgagttatcatctggaaaccatttttctaagttgagtcaccatgaccttgacctttgacctagtgacctgaaaatcaataggggtcatctgcgagtcatgatcaatgtacctatgaagtttcatgatcctaggcataagcgttcttgagttatcatctggaaaccattttactattacgggtcaccgtgaccttgacctttgacctagtgacatgaaaatcaataggggtcatctgcgagtcatgatcaatgtacctatgaagtttcatgatcctaggcataagcgttcttgagttatcatctggaaaccattttactatttcgggtcaccgtgaccttgacctttgacctagtgacctcaaaatcaataggggtcatctgcgagtcatgatcaatgtacctatgaagtttcatgatcctaggcataagcgttcttgagttatcatccggaaaccattttactatttcgggtcaccgtgacctttgacctagtgacctgaaaatcaataggggtcatctgcgagtcatgatcaatgtacctatgaagtttcataatcctaggcataagcgttcttgagttatcatccggaaaccattttactatttcaggtcaccgtgactttgacctttgacctcaaaatcaataggggtcatctgcgagtcattatcaatgtatctatgaagtttcatgatcctaggcctaagcggtcttgagttatcatccggaaaccatctggtggacggacatacggacggaccgacatgtgcaaaacaatataccccctcttcttcgaaagggggcataataaactcaataaaccaaatCATGAGTTAAAAAGATACATGTGGCAATTTTGGAGAGAATTTTGGTAAGATTTTGGAGAAAAAATGTCACTTTTTGCCATTTGAAAACAGCCTGTAAGACTGTATTTTTGGGCAAAAAAGCACTGATTTATGTTAGCAAAATTCAAAAGATGGACGTTTGACAAATATTCTTTCTGCAAACGGATGGACAAATATGTGACTTGTAGAAAACATGACAAGTGGTAACATCTGTACAAAAACATCAACATATGAAAAGGGCGAAAATTAGAACACCAAGAAAATTACTTATTCCACAGCATTTCCTATGACAGTAGGAAGAAATCTGTGTTATCATCCACTGCCACACCTGAATCTATGCTATACCATTGGCATCCAATGGGTATACCATAAAACTACACAGATGTTTGCAGCAAATTCAGTGGTGGCCACTGTAAGATGACATGAAGAACCTACTATCTCCTCCTTGCTGAGACTCCCCAGCCAAGTCAACCCTGATCTTGCGGCTCATAAACATCTGAAACATAGTTCATGTAAGCTTTTAATTTATACTCGAAATTTATTGAATTTTCATCATGGTTATTGTGTCACTTTAATTCAATGTTCTGAAAACAGCcagcgtgttttttttaaagatttcaacaAGGGCACCTGGGTTTGAATGAAACACAtgtggattataaataaaaaatagaattacAGGAAACAtctgaaaacaataataaattcaGCATGAGGTGCACAAAATGGAAATTAAAGACTAGACAAAGAAGAAATCCCTAATTATATGCATGTtatcaaattattgaaataatgtgCCTTTATATGCACAAAAAGTATATTGAGTACAATATTGAAGATTGAAAATGGAACCATTTGAAAGAATTCATAGACAATTGTTACAATGATGTGCATACCTCATCATTCATGCCAAGGGCATCTATGAGAGCTTGCCGTGTCTCAAATTCCACAAAGCCATACCCTCGTGGCCTTCCTCCATCCTCCAATAATTGTACACTCACAGCCTGCAAGCATTTGAAAAACAATCCACACAGGATTACAATTCAAGTactacaaatattaattttacaaagGTGTACAGGTAAATGATAAATGAACAGTTGAAAACAAACTTACTGCTAGTTCTACTTATATGTTCTCATGAATGTTCCATTAATTGACCCTAAAACAGGAAAGTTAACTAAATGAACATCAATGGCCAGGTGAATTAACTTGCAATTGTTGCCATCACAATGTAGAGAACAAATCTTACATCTTGGCCAAAGAAATCCTGTACATCTTCTTCGGTAGCCTGGAATGATAGGTTGCCGATGAAGGCCCTGAATGGTGGGTCCTTTGAGACCCGACTCATGTCCTCTGGGCCCCTAAAGTTCTTTGGAGCTGGGGGCGCCCTAGCTGATCTGTTGTTGTCCCTTGGAGCAGAGTAGGACTGATCAGATTCTGAAAGTGGGCCTTATAATCAGCAAGTGTACCTGGTTAAAGCAGCAAAATGATGTCATGTAGGCCTTTCCAGGAGTACAAGCTCCAAGaacccttaaccctttgcatgctgggaaatttgtcatctaatttgctaaaatgttgtctgctgaatttatataattatataattagccttttcaaacagtttggatcctgatgagaccccacgttctgtggcgtctcaccggggtccaaactgtttgcaaaggcctttggtttcagcactgaaagtgTTAAGGAGATATAAGAATGCTATGAATATTGAACATTAAAGAAATATGCTGTAACAAGGTTGAAATGGCCTGGAAAACAAATAAGCATAGAAGTTTTTAGTCGTTTTCATATTACAAAATAACCAAAGCAATAACGTGTTAATGTTATTGGTAAAAACACTATGACTATCCTGTCAATAGTGTTACAGGGATCTCACTATCATTTTATAACTGCATGTCTTACTTGGAAAAAGTCTAATTTACTTGATAGTCTCATCTTcaattgacacaattttaaattgttaaataaacgcTCTGTTTATAATTGAAAAAGCAAACAAGAAAAACctgatttttaatgttttcagaTATTTATTACATAACTAATTG from Dreissena polymorpha isolate Duluth1 chromosome 5, UMN_Dpol_1.0, whole genome shotgun sequence harbors:
- the LOC127831638 gene encoding eukaryotic translation initiation factor 4B-like, yielding MSYRGDRGGDRERRPRAPMNYRGPEDDKKVPNNPPFRAFIGNLSYDATEEHIQDFFGESAVSVDLLESGGRPRGYGFVEFDSRQALIDALGMNDEMLMNRKLRIDLAGEQQKRGESDQSYSAPRDNNRSARAPPAPKNFRGPEDMSRVSKDPPFRAFIGNLSFQATEEDVQDFFGQDAVSVQLLEDGGRPRGYGFVEFETRQALIDALGMNDEMFMSRKIRVDLAGESQQGGDSSRRGGGRGGGRGRGGGGRGGYRDDAGPYRREDKWGSDSKPSYNDRGPRKQYFD